In Polaribacter pacificus, the genomic window AAATGCATTTAATAATCCTAAAAGACCGTCAGAAGTTTGACTTTTTAAAGCTGTTAATTGCAATGGATCAATTCCAGGTAATGGAACTTGAGCCATAAAGCGATATACAGCGATTAAACCTAATGTAAGAATTAGCTTATTTTTAAGCTCTTCTATTTTCCAAATGTCTCTTAAAGTATTTATTAACTTCATCATTTACCTAATCTTATAAAGTAACGGCTTCTCCACCAGCAGCTTCAATAGCAGCTTTTGCAGTAGCAGTAAATTTGTGAGCAGTAATATTTAATTTAGCTTTTAATTCGCCACGTCCTAGTATTTTAACTAGTTCAGTTTTGCTAACCACACGGTTTGCAATTAAAATCTCTAAATTTACTGTATCAGTAATTTTACCTTCGTCAACTAATGTTTGTAATTTGTCTAAATTAACACCTACATACTCTTTACGATTAATGTTGGTGAAACCAAATTTAGGCACACGTCTTTGAAGTGGCATTTGCCCTCCTTCAAATCCTATCTTTTTAGAATAACCTGAACGCGATTTTTGACCGTTATGACCTCTAGTGGCAGTACCACCTTTACCAGAACCTTCTCCTCTCGCGATTCTTTTTTCTTTTTTTACAGATCCCTCTGCTGGTTGTAAGTTATGTAAACTCATTTCTTATATGTCTTTATTTAATTTCTTCGAAAGAAACTAAGTGTTTAACTGTATTTACCATACCAATAATAGAAGGAGTTGCCTCATGCTCTACTACTTGGTTCATTTTACGTAAACCTAATGCTTCTAAAGTTCTTTTTTGACTTTGAAGGCGTCCGATTTTGCTTTTTACTTGTGTAACTCTAATTTTTGCCATCGTTTTAAGGTTTATCCGTTAAATACTTTTTCTAAAGAAATACCTCTCTGTTTTGCAATCATTACTGCACTACGCAATTGTAATAAAGCATCTAATGTTGCTTTTACCACATTGTGAGGGTTTGAAGATCCTTGTGATTTAGACAATACATCGTGAACTCCAACTGATTCTAATACCGCACGCACTGCACCACCGGCAATAACTCCAGTACCATGAGAAGCAGGTTTTAAAAACACCTTTGCTCCACCAAATTTACCTTTTTGTTCATGAGGTAAGGTTCCGTCTAAAAGAGGAATTCTTACTAAGTTTTTCTTTGCGTCTTCAATTGCTTTTGCAATAGCAGATGCAACATCTTTAGATTTTCCTAATCCATGTCCTACAACACCGTTTCCGTCTCCTACAACTACGATTGCAGAGAAACCAAATGCTCTACCTCCTTTTGTTACTTTCGTAACACGTTGTACTCCTACTAAACGATCTACAAGTTCTAATCCGCTAGGTTTAACTCTCTCTACGTTTTTATATTTTTGATACATACTCAACTTATTAAAATTTTAAACCAGCTTCTCTTGCAGCTTCTGCTAATACTTTTACTCTACCGTGGTATAAATACCCGTTTCTATCAAAAGCAACAGCTTCTATACCTGCTTTTGTAGCTTTCTCTGCAATTGCTTTTCCAACAGAAGCAGCTGCCTCTGTTTTTGAGCTTGAAGCAACTTCTTTATCTCTTGATGATGCAGCGGCTAATGTTACACCAGCAACGTCATCTACAATTTGAGCATATATTTCCTTGTTACTTCTATAAACAGACAATCTAGGTCTATTCGCAGTCCCAGAAACAATTTTTCTGATTCTGTTTTTAATTCTATGTCTTCTTTCAAGCTTTGATAATGCCATAATGCTATATATTATGCAGATTTACCTGCTTTTCTTCTTAATTTTTCTCCTACAAACTTAACTCCTTTACCTTTATAAGGCTCTGGTGCACGGAAAGAACGAATCTTAGCGGCAATATGACCAATTAATTGCTTGTCATATGAAGTTAATTTAATAATAGGGTTTTTACCTTTTTCAGATACGGTCTCAACCTTAACTTCTGGAGCTAATTCTAAAACAATATTGTGAGAAAAACCTAAGGCTAAGTCCAATTTCTGACCTTGACTTGAAGCTCTATAACCAACTCCTACTAGCTCTAATTCTTTAGTCCATCCTTTACTAACACCTTCAATCATATTAAATACTAATGATCTATATAATCCGTGGTGTGCTTTGTGTGGTTTACTATCAGATGGTCTGTTTAAAACAACAGCACCGTCTTCTATCTTAATCGTAATGTCTCCAGTAATTTCTTGAGTTAACTCTCCTAATTTACCTTTAACTGTTACTTCGTTACCATTGATGCTTACTTCAACACCAGCTGGTATACTTACGGGATTTTTTCCTATTCTACTCATCTTACTAAAATCTTTTTAATAAACGTAACATAGTACTTCCCCTCCAACATTATCTAAACGTGCTTGCTTGTTAGTCATCACACCTTTAGAAGTCGAAACGATTGCAATACCAAGACCATTCAATACTCTAGGCATCTCTGATGCACTAACGTATTTACGCAAACCTGGTGTACTGATTCGTTCTAATTTTCTAATTACAGACTCTTTTGTTTCCTTGTCATATTTTAAGGCAATTTTGATAGTTCCTTGTACAGAAGCATCATTAAATTGGTAGCTTAAAACATACCCTTGATCAAACAAAATTTTAGTCATTTCCTTCTTCAAGTTTGAAGCTGGAATTTCAACTACTCTGTGTCCTGCAGCAATTGCATTTCTCACACGAGTTAGGTAATCCGCGATTGGATCTGTATACATATTAATTAAATTGCGATTTCGGTTTTTAGCGACCTCTATTGATGCTACAGATTTCTCTGTGACCACTAAACCTTAAATCAGTTCATATTCATTTACTCAAAAAAATAGATCGGCAAAGATACACAATCTATTTTATTATTTAGCTTTATTGTTGGTTTTTACCAACTTGCCTTTTTTACTCCTGGTATTAAGCCTTGATTTGCCATTTCACGGAAAGTCACACGTGACAATCCGAAAGTACGCATATATCCTTTTGGTCTCCCTGTAAGTTTACATCTGTTGTGCATACGTACTGGAGAAGCATTTTTTGGCAACTTTTGCAATCCTTCGTAATCTCCAGCTTCTTTTAAAGCTTTACGTTTTTCTGCATATTTAGCTACTGTTTTTGCTCTTTTTACCTCACGGGCTTTCATTGATTCTTTAGCCATGTCTTAATTCTTTTTAAAGGGTAAACCTAATTCTGTTAACAATGATTTAGCTTCTTTATCTGTGTCTGCAGATGTTACAAATGTAATATCCATTCCACCAATTTTATTTACTTTATCAATGTTTATTTCTGGGAAAATGATTTGTTCAGTAATTCCTAAGTTGTAATTACCTCTTCCGTCAAACCCATTAGCTTTGATACCGTTAAAATCTCTAACACGTGGTAAAGATGCAGTTACCAATCTATCTAAGAATTCATACATTTTCTCACCGCGTAAAGTAACTTTAACACCAATTGGCATTCCCTTACGTAATTTAAAGTTTGCAACATCTTTTTTAGATATAGTCGTTACTGCTTTTTGACCTGTAATTGTTGTCAATTCCTCAACAGCATAGTCAATCAATTTCTTATCAGCTATAGCTGCACCAACACCTTTACTAACTACGATTTTTTGTAGTTTAGGCACTTGCATTACATTGCTATAACCAAATTCATCAGTAAGAGCACTAATTATTCTGCTCTTATATTCTGCTTTTAATCTTGGTATATAAGTCATAATTATATAGCTTTATCTGATTTTTTTGAAAATCTAACTTTATTTTCACCTTCTGTTCTGTATCCTACTCTTGTAGCCACTCCATTTTCAACAAGTGAAAGGTTAGACACATCGATAGAAGCTTCTTTCTTTACAATTCCTCCTTGAGGGCTTTGAGCACTTGGTTTAGTGTGTTTTGAAATCATATTCACACCTTCTACGATTGCTCTATTTTTCTCTTTTAGGATTTGCATTACTTTTCCTTCAGATCCTTTATGATCTCCAGCTATTACTTTAACAGTATCTCCTGTTTTAATTTTAAGCTTTTTCATCTTCTATCCGATTTTAAAGCACCTCTGGTGCTAATGATACAATTTTCATAAATTGCTTTTCGCGAAGTTCACGAGCAACCGGACCAAATACACGTGTTCCTCTCATCTCCTCTGTAGGATTTAAAAGTACACAAGCATTATCATCAAATCTAATATAAGATCCGTCTTTACGTCTTACTTCTTTTTTTGTACGAACAACAACTGCTCTAGATACTTGACCTTTTTTAACGGTACCGTTTGGAGTTGCAGTTTTAACAGTAACTACAATTTTATCTCCAACACTAGCGTAACGTCTTTTAGTCCCTCCTAAAACGCGAATTACTAAAACTTCCTTCGCACCTGTATTATCTGCTACTTTTAATCTTGATTCTGTCTGTAACATATTATTTAGCTCTTTCTAGGATTTCTACTAATCTCCAACGTTTAGATTTACTTAAAGGTCTTGTTTCCATGATCCTTACAGTATCTCCAACATTGCAATCGTTTGTCTCATCGTGTGCAACGTACTTCTTCGTTTTTAATACGAATTTCCCATACATTGGGTGCTTGGTTCTTTTTACCTCAGATACAACTATAGATTTCTCCATTTTGTTACTGGATACCACACCAATTCTCTCTTTTCTAAGATTTCTTTTTTCCATCTTTAAAACTGACTACAATTATTGTAAATCTCTTTTTGTTAACTCTGTAGCAATTCTTGCAACAGATTTTCTTAAGGCTCTTAATTGTATTGGATTTTCCAAAGGAGAAATCGCGTGAGCCATTTTCAAATCAGTATAGTTTTTTTTCAACGTATCAAGATTTTCCTGTAAATCCGCTGTTGATAATTCTTTAATTTCTGACTGTTTCATATTATTATCAATTAAGCGTTATCAAAATCTCGTGCAACAATAAACTTTGTTTTAACCGGTAATTTCTGTGCTGCTAAACGCAAAGCTTCTTTAGCTACGTGCATTGGTACTCCACCAACTTCAAACAACACTCTTCCTGGTTTAATAACAGCAACGAAATATTCTGGAGCTCCTTTACCTTTACCCATACGTACTTCTAATGGTTTTTTGGTAATAGGCTTGTCTGGAAAGATTTTAATCCATAACTGACCTTCTCTTTTCATATAACGAGTTGCCGCGATACGAGCTGCTTCTATTTGGCGAGACGTAAGTAAATCTTGATCTAGAGATTTAATTCCAAACATTCCGTTTGAAAGTTGATTCCCTCTACCAGAGATCCCCTTCATGTTCCCCTTCGCTTTCTGTACCTTACGGTATTTTACTCTTTTAGGCTGTAACATTTTTAATTTCTACTTTTAAAAATTATTTTCTTCTACGAGGTTGTTTCTTAGCGCCTGGTCCATTACCAGAAGATTGTTTCTTAGACAAACCTACTAATGGAGATAATTCACGCTTTCCGTATACCTCACCTTTCATAATCCATACTTTAACACCTATTCTTCCATAAGTTGTATGTGATTCTACAAGTGCATAATCAATATCTGCTCTAAAAGTAGAAAGAGGAATTCTACCTTCTTTATAGTGTTCAGAACGCGCCATTTCTGCTCCATTTAAACGACCTGAAACTTGTACCTTGATACCTTCAGCATTCATTCTCATAGTTGCAGCAATAGCCATCTTGACAGCACGCTTGTACGAAATTCTATTTTCTACTTGACGAGCAATACTAGAAGCAACTAATTTTGCATCTAATTCTGGACGTTTGATTTCGAAAATATTAATTTGTACTTCTTTACCGGTGATTTTCTTAAGTTCTTCTTTTAACTTGTCTACCTCTTGTCCACCTTTTCCGATAATAATACCAGGTCTAGCAGTAGTGATAGTAACGGTTACAAGTTTTAAAGTTCTCTCAATAATTACTCTCGATACACTTGCTTTAAATAATCTAGCATTTACATACTTTCTTATTTTATCATCTTCAGCAATTTTATCTCCGTAGTCATTTCCACCATACCAGTTAGATTCCCATCCTCTGATAATTCCTAAACGATTTCCTATTGGATTTGTTTTTTGTCCCATTTCTACTTCGATTATTTGCTTTCAATATTTTTACTCCCTAACTCTAAAGTAACGTGATTAGAACGCTTGCGAATTCTATGAGCACGCCCTTGTG contains:
- the rplP gene encoding 50S ribosomal protein L16 — encoded protein: MLQPKRVKYRKVQKAKGNMKGISGRGNQLSNGMFGIKSLDQDLLTSRQIEAARIAATRYMKREGQLWIKIFPDKPITKKPLEVRMGKGKGAPEYFVAVIKPGRVLFEVGGVPMHVAKEALRLAAQKLPVKTKFIVARDFDNA
- the rplE gene encoding 50S ribosomal protein L5; its protein translation is MTYIPRLKAEYKSRIISALTDEFGYSNVMQVPKLQKIVVSKGVGAAIADKKLIDYAVEELTTITGQKAVTTISKKDVANFKLRKGMPIGVKVTLRGEKMYEFLDRLVTASLPRVRDFNGIKANGFDGRGNYNLGITEQIIFPEINIDKVNKIGGMDITFVTSADTDKEAKSLLTELGLPFKKN
- the rpsQ gene encoding 30S ribosomal protein S17, whose translation is MEKRNLRKERIGVVSSNKMEKSIVVSEVKRTKHPMYGKFVLKTKKYVAHDETNDCNVGDTVRIMETRPLSKSKRWRLVEILERAK
- the rpsH gene encoding 30S ribosomal protein S8, translating into MYTDPIADYLTRVRNAIAAGHRVVEIPASNLKKEMTKILFDQGYVLSYQFNDASVQGTIKIALKYDKETKESVIRKLERISTPGLRKYVSASEMPRVLNGLGIAIVSTSKGVMTNKQARLDNVGGEVLCYVY
- the rpmD gene encoding 50S ribosomal protein L30, with translation MAKIRVTQVKSKIGRLQSQKRTLEALGLRKMNQVVEHEATPSIIGMVNTVKHLVSFEEIK
- the rpsN gene encoding 30S ribosomal protein S14; its protein translation is MAKESMKAREVKRAKTVAKYAEKRKALKEAGDYEGLQKLPKNASPVRMHNRCKLTGRPKGYMRTFGLSRVTFREMANQGLIPGVKKASW
- the rplR gene encoding 50S ribosomal protein L18; the encoded protein is MALSKLERRHRIKNRIRKIVSGTANRPRLSVYRSNKEIYAQIVDDVAGVTLAAASSRDKEVASSSKTEAAASVGKAIAEKATKAGIEAVAFDRNGYLYHGRVKVLAEAAREAGLKF
- the rplO gene encoding 50S ribosomal protein L15: MSLHNLQPAEGSVKKEKRIARGEGSGKGGTATRGHNGQKSRSGYSKKIGFEGGQMPLQRRVPKFGFTNINRKEYVGVNLDKLQTLVDEGKITDTVNLEILIANRVVSKTELVKILGRGELKAKLNITAHKFTATAKAAIEAAGGEAVTL
- the rpsC gene encoding 30S ribosomal protein S3; the protein is MGQKTNPIGNRLGIIRGWESNWYGGNDYGDKIAEDDKIRKYVNARLFKASVSRVIIERTLKLVTVTITTARPGIIIGKGGQEVDKLKEELKKITGKEVQINIFEIKRPELDAKLVASSIARQVENRISYKRAVKMAIAATMRMNAEGIKVQVSGRLNGAEMARSEHYKEGRIPLSTFRADIDYALVESHTTYGRIGVKVWIMKGEVYGKRELSPLVGLSKKQSSGNGPGAKKQPRRRK
- the rpmC gene encoding 50S ribosomal protein L29, producing the protein MKQSEIKELSTADLQENLDTLKKNYTDLKMAHAISPLENPIQLRALRKSVARIATELTKRDLQ
- the rplF gene encoding 50S ribosomal protein L6 yields the protein MSRIGKNPVSIPAGVEVSINGNEVTVKGKLGELTQEITGDITIKIEDGAVVLNRPSDSKPHKAHHGLYRSLVFNMIEGVSKGWTKELELVGVGYRASSQGQKLDLALGFSHNIVLELAPEVKVETVSEKGKNPIIKLTSYDKQLIGHIAAKIRSFRAPEPYKGKGVKFVGEKLRRKAGKSA
- the rplN gene encoding 50S ribosomal protein L14 → MLQTESRLKVADNTGAKEVLVIRVLGGTKRRYASVGDKIVVTVKTATPNGTVKKGQVSRAVVVRTKKEVRRKDGSYIRFDDNACVLLNPTEEMRGTRVFGPVARELREKQFMKIVSLAPEVL
- the rpsE gene encoding 30S ribosomal protein S5, translated to MYQKYKNVERVKPSGLELVDRLVGVQRVTKVTKGGRAFGFSAIVVVGDGNGVVGHGLGKSKDVASAIAKAIEDAKKNLVRIPLLDGTLPHEQKGKFGGAKVFLKPASHGTGVIAGGAVRAVLESVGVHDVLSKSQGSSNPHNVVKATLDALLQLRSAVMIAKQRGISLEKVFNG
- the rplX gene encoding 50S ribosomal protein L24; this translates as MKKLKIKTGDTVKVIAGDHKGSEGKVMQILKEKNRAIVEGVNMISKHTKPSAQSPQGGIVKKEASIDVSNLSLVENGVATRVGYRTEGENKVRFSKKSDKAI